A genomic region of Chryseobacterium sp. KACC 21268 contains the following coding sequences:
- the glmS gene encoding glutamine--fructose-6-phosphate transaminase (isomerizing), with the protein MCGIVGYTGFRDAYDIVINGLRRLEYRGYDSAGVVLETDNGEFEVKKTKGKVDDLVAISKALKSTSKIGMGHTRWATHGIPSDNNSHPHVSNNGKIALVHNGIIENYDTIKTMLINKDFDFKSETDTEVLVNLIQYFMDKEPTLEFPEAVRYALNEVYGAYAVSVMHEDFPGQLVVARLGSPLAVGIGENEFFVASDASPFVEFTKEAVYLEEGHMATISLETGIDIRTIKENTKIEPAIQELRLNLEQIEKGGYEHFMLKEIFEQPKSILDTMRGRLLADEGIIKMAGIWDHLERLTNAERIIIIACGTSWHAGLIGEYLIEEFARVPVEVEYASEFRYRNPIISSKDVVIAISQSGETADTMAAIKLAKEKGAFVFGICNVVDSSIARYTDAGAYTHAGPEIGVASTKAFTAQLTILSLIAIKLGNHNGNLGKADFMRLITELEAIPKKVEEVLNTVDDVVKNIAKKFANATNFLYLGRGYNFPAALEGALKLKEISYIHAEGYPAAEMKHGPIALIDENMPIVIIAPKIGHYDKIVSNVQEIKARKGKVIAVINKGDVQVAAMADYIIEIPETSECFSPILASVPLQLLSYYIAVERGANVDQPRNLAKSVTVE; encoded by the coding sequence ATGTGTGGAATCGTAGGATATACAGGTTTTAGAGATGCTTATGATATTGTGATCAATGGATTGCGTCGCTTGGAATATAGAGGATACGACAGTGCAGGAGTTGTTTTAGAAACCGATAATGGAGAATTTGAAGTCAAAAAAACAAAAGGTAAAGTTGATGATCTTGTAGCAATTTCCAAAGCATTAAAAAGTACTTCTAAAATTGGGATGGGACACACCAGATGGGCAACTCACGGTATTCCTAGTGATAATAACTCTCATCCTCATGTTTCTAATAATGGAAAAATAGCACTTGTTCATAATGGTATCATAGAGAATTACGATACAATCAAAACAATGCTTATCAATAAAGATTTTGATTTTAAATCTGAAACAGATACAGAAGTTCTAGTTAATCTTATCCAGTATTTTATGGACAAAGAGCCAACTTTGGAGTTTCCCGAAGCTGTTAGATACGCTTTGAATGAAGTGTATGGTGCCTATGCTGTTTCTGTAATGCACGAGGATTTTCCAGGACAACTGGTGGTTGCGAGACTTGGATCTCCTTTAGCTGTTGGAATTGGTGAAAACGAATTTTTTGTAGCATCTGATGCTTCTCCATTTGTTGAGTTTACAAAAGAAGCTGTATATCTTGAAGAAGGACATATGGCTACGATATCACTGGAAACTGGAATCGATATCAGAACGATCAAAGAAAACACAAAAATAGAGCCTGCAATACAGGAGTTAAGACTTAATCTTGAGCAAATCGAAAAAGGAGGTTACGAGCATTTCATGTTAAAAGAAATATTCGAACAGCCAAAATCCATACTCGATACAATGAGAGGAAGATTGCTTGCAGACGAAGGGATCATAAAAATGGCTGGAATCTGGGATCATTTGGAAAGATTAACAAATGCGGAGAGAATCATCATTATTGCTTGTGGAACGTCTTGGCACGCCGGACTTATTGGGGAGTATCTTATCGAAGAATTTGCCAGAGTACCGGTAGAAGTAGAATATGCTTCAGAGTTCAGATATAGAAATCCAATTATCAGTTCCAAAGATGTTGTTATCGCAATCTCTCAATCTGGAGAAACTGCGGATACGATGGCTGCTATTAAATTAGCTAAAGAAAAAGGAGCGTTCGTATTTGGTATTTGTAATGTTGTAGATTCTTCTATTGCAAGATACACAGATGCTGGGGCTTACACTCACGCTGGACCAGAGATTGGTGTAGCTTCTACAAAAGCCTTCACAGCTCAGCTTACCATATTGTCTCTTATTGCTATCAAATTAGGAAATCATAACGGTAATCTCGGAAAAGCAGATTTCATGAGATTGATTACAGAACTGGAAGCTATTCCTAAAAAAGTAGAAGAGGTTCTGAATACTGTTGATGATGTTGTCAAAAATATTGCTAAAAAGTTTGCAAATGCTACCAACTTCTTATATTTAGGAAGAGGTTACAACTTCCCTGCTGCTTTGGAAGGAGCACTTAAACTTAAAGAGATTTCTTACATCCACGCAGAAGGTTATCCTGCAGCAGAGATGAAACATGGTCCAATTGCATTAATCGACGAGAATATGCCAATCGTTATCATTGCTCCAAAAATCGGACACTATGATAAGATTGTAAGTAATGTACAGGAAATCAAAGCGAGAAAGGGCAAAGTGATCGCAGTTATTAATAAAGGTGATGTGCAGGTAGCAGCTATGGCAGACTATATCATAGAAATCCCTGAAACGTCTGAGTGTTTCTCACCAATCTTAGCATCAGTCCCTCTACAACTGCTTTCGTATTACATTGCAGTAGAAAGAGGTGCAAATGTGGATCAACCAAGAAACCTTGCAAAATCAGTAACAGTAGAATAA